Genomic DNA from Mauremys mutica isolate MM-2020 ecotype Southern chromosome 13, ASM2049712v1, whole genome shotgun sequence:
GCTGCCCATACACTGCAAATCCCAGCcttaattgtttggtttgtttctcTGTTGCGGCTTCCTCTAAAATATAAAATCCTGTCTCATTTCGCCCATGGATCTCCAATCTATAAAGAACATTGCCCTTCTCTGATACATCAGGTAGTGAAAAATGTGACTATTTGAAGCAACACATTTTGTACTGTTTTACCTAAGCCCCATCATCTTAATATTTGAGGGCTTAATGCCATCTGTCAAGTTACTACACGAGTTTCCAGAGAGATTAATGTTTTGTTGAACCTGCAGTCTGCTCAGATATGAAATTTGCCCCAGGTATCACGAGATGGCATTTCCCCTCCCCTGACCTCCAATCTACACTCACCCATTGTTCCAGTAGCCAGCAGAGGGGGGCAATGAAAACAGTGCTGAAGTTTTATTAAGTGAATTTTCTTCATTTATATGTCAGAGTTCATTTCTTTCCCATAGACAAATCCCATAGGAAAACCAGAGCAGGGAAACCAAACGtccatcacagaattcatcctcctgggattcggGGACCTCCCTGAACTGCAGATCCCTCTCTTCCTGCtgttcctagtgatctacattgCAACCGTGGCTGGGAACGTCCTCATCATTGTGCTAGTTGTGGCTGATccgcaccttcacacccccatgtacttcttcctggggaacttgtcctgtcTGGAGACCTGGTACagctccaccatcctgcccaggatgctggctGGTCCCCTGTCCTGGGACAGGACTATTTCATTTTGTGGCTGCCTCACACAATATTATTTCTTTGGTTCTCTGGCTGCTACAGAATGCCTTCTCCTGTTGGTGATGTCTTACgatcggtatttagcgatatgcAATCCACTGCACTATGCAGCCCGTATGAGTGGCAGGGCCTGTCTCCAGCTTGCATGTGGCTCTTGGATAGGTGGCTTCCTAGGTAATAGTATAACAACATTGTCAATATCTCAGTTAACATTCTGTGGCCTCAACGTTATTGATCATTTCTTTTGCGATTTTATCCCCCTTCTAAAACTCTCCTGCAATGACCCTCACCTGATGGAAATAGTGACTTTCACAATCACCTTGCTTTTCTCACTGATCCCATTCATGCTAACCTTGATGTCCTACATCTGCATTATCGCCACCATCCTAAGAATCCCATCCACCAAtgggaggcaaaaggccttttccacctgctcctctcacctcattgtggtgagcATTTATTATGCATCTCTGCTGATTGTCTATATGTTCCCAACCACCAACATCCTGAGCGACTTCAAAAAAGTGCTGTCTGTCGtctacacagtcctgactcccctggtcaatcccctcatctacagTCTGAGAAACAAAGTGGTCCAGGAGGCCCTGAGGAAAGCTTGCAGGAAAT
This window encodes:
- the LOC123347894 gene encoding olfactory receptor 6N1-like, coding for MDYITWILVLEMLHEEVTTETPAAHRSDLKTNPIGKPEQGNQTSITEFILLGFGDLPELQIPLFLLFLVIYIATVAGNVLIIVLVVADPHLHTPMYFFLGNLSCLETWYSSTILPRMLAGPLSWDRTISFCGCLTQYYFFGSLAATECLLLLVMSYDRYLAICNPLHYAARMSGRACLQLACGSWIGGFLGNSITTLSISQLTFCGLNVIDHFFCDFIPLLKLSCNDPHLMEIVTFTITLLFSLIPFMLTLMSYICIIATILRIPSTNGRQKAFSTCSSHLIVVSIYYASLLIVYMFPTTNILSDFKKVLSVVYTVLTPLVNPLIYSLRNKVVQEALRKACRKFMFGPC